The following coding sequences lie in one Miscanthus floridulus cultivar M001 chromosome 9, ASM1932011v1, whole genome shotgun sequence genomic window:
- the LOC136482816 gene encoding putative disease resistance protein RGA3: MAELAASLVVGPLVSLLKDNVSSSLLDRYNVMEGMEKQRKILERNLPAILDVIANAEKQASRRRGVKPWLEALKTVVYEANDVLDEFEYEALRRRAKKNGHITKLGMAGVKLFPTHNRVAFCCRMGNKLSGIVEAIKVLVEEMKDFGFDKLQPEAPAWKEWRQTDSIIADPENIVSRSRDKEREKIIEVLLSHQASSGDLLVLPIVGMGGLGKTTLAQLIYNDPQVKEHFQLLKWVCVSDDFNVCNLANKICNESETILEEALNKLKEHLRGKRYLLVLDDVWNKDVDKWGKLNACLNQAVSVVPY, from the exons ATGGCTGAACTAGCGGCCAGCCTGGTGGTTGGGCCGCTGGTGTCCCTGCTGAAGGACAATGTGTCCAGCTCTCTCCTGGACCGGTACAACGTGATGGAGGGCATGGAGAAGCAGCGCAAGATCCTTGAGCGCAACCTGCCTGCCATCCTCGACGTCATTGCCAATGCCGAGAAGCAGGCGTCTCGCCGACGAGGAGTAAAGCCATGGCTTGAGGCGCTCAAGACGGTGGTGTACGAGGCGAACGACGTCCTTGATGAGttcgagtacgaggccctccgcCGTCGAGCCAAGAAGAATGGGCACATCACCAAGCTCGGCATGGCTGGAGTAAAACTCTTCCCTACTCACAACCGTGTCGCATTCTGTTGCAGGATGGGAAACAAGCTTAGCGGCATTGTTGAGGCCATCAAGGTCCTTGTGGAGGAAATGAAAGATTTTGGATTCGACAAGCTTCAGCCCGAGGCACCAGCATGGAAGGAGTGGCGTCAGACAGATTCCATTATCGCCGACCCTGAAAATATTGTTAGCAGATCTAGAGATAAGGAGAGGGAGAAAATTATTGAGGTATTGCTCAGCCATCAAGCTAGCAGTGGTGATCTCTTAGTTCTTCCCATCGTTGGAATGGGAGGATTGGGCAAGACCACCCTCGCTCAACTCATCTACAACGACCCTCAGGTCAAGGAGCATTTCCAGCTACTAAAGTGGGTGTGTGTCTCAGATGATTTCAATGTCTGTAATCTTGCCAACAAGATATGTAATGAGTCAGAGACAATCCTCGAGGAGGCACTCAACAAGCTTAAGGAACATCTTAGAGGAAAGAG GTATCTTCTTGTATTGGATGATGTATGGAATAAGGATGTTGACAAATGGGGAAAGTTGAACGCATGTCTTAATCAAGCGGTGTCGGTAGTGCCATACTGA